A window of Tursiops truncatus isolate mTurTru1 chromosome 8, mTurTru1.mat.Y, whole genome shotgun sequence contains these coding sequences:
- the CD151 gene encoding CD151 antigen isoform X2: MGEFGEKTTTCGTVCLKYLLFTFNCCFWLAGLAVMAVGIWTLALKSDYISLLASGTYLATAYILVVAGAVVMVTGVLGCCATFKERRDLLRLYFTLLLVIFLLEIIAGALAYVYYQQLNAELKENLKDTMTKRYHQLGHEGVTSAVDKLQQEFHCCGSNNSQDWRDSEWIRSGEAGGRVVPDSCCKTVVARCGQRDHASNIYKVERAPLACSCRAAASLSWRRSSRST; encoded by the exons ATGGGCGAGTTCGGCGAGAAGACGACGACATGTGGCACCGTCTGCCTCAAGTACTTGCTCTTCACCTTCAACTGCTGCTTCTGG CTGGCTGGTCTGGCCGTCATGGCCGTGGGCATCTGGACACTGGCCCTCAAGAGCGACTACATCAGCCTGCTGGCCTCGGGCACCTATCTGGCCACAGCCTACATCCTGGTGGTGGCGGGCGCTGTCGTCATGGTGACCGGGGTTCTGGGCTGCTGCGCCACCTTCAAGGAGCGGAGGGACCTGCTGCGTCTG TACTTCACCCTGCTCCTCGTCATCTTCCTGCTGGAGATCATCGCGGGAGCCCTGGCCTACGTCTACTACCAGCAG CTGAACGCAGAGCTCAAGGAGAACCTGAAGGACACCATGACCAAGCGGTACCACCAGCTGGGCCATGAGGGCGTGACCAGCGCTGTGGACAAGCTGCAGCAGGAG TTCCACTGCTGCGGCAGCAACAACTCGCAGGACTGGCGGGACAGCGAGTGGATCCGCTCGGGCGAGGCAGGTGGCCGCGTGGTCCCTGACAGCTGCTGCAAGACCGTGGTGGCCCGCTGCGGGCAGCGCGACCACGCCTCCAACATCTACAAGGTGGAG CGCGCACCCCTGGCCTGCTCCTGCAGGGCGGCTGCATCACTAAGCTGGAGACGTTCATCCAGGAGCACCTGA
- the CD151 gene encoding CD151 antigen isoform X1, which yields MGEFGEKTTTCGTVCLKYLLFTFNCCFWLAGLAVMAVGIWTLALKSDYISLLASGTYLATAYILVVAGAVVMVTGVLGCCATFKERRDLLRLYFTLLLVIFLLEIIAGALAYVYYQQLNAELKENLKDTMTKRYHQLGHEGVTSAVDKLQQEFHCCGSNNSQDWRDSEWIRSGEAGGRVVPDSCCKTVVARCGQRDHASNIYKVEGGCITKLETFIQEHLRIIGAVGLGIACVQVFGMIFTCCLYKSLKLEHY from the exons ATGGGCGAGTTCGGCGAGAAGACGACGACATGTGGCACCGTCTGCCTCAAGTACTTGCTCTTCACCTTCAACTGCTGCTTCTGG CTGGCTGGTCTGGCCGTCATGGCCGTGGGCATCTGGACACTGGCCCTCAAGAGCGACTACATCAGCCTGCTGGCCTCGGGCACCTATCTGGCCACAGCCTACATCCTGGTGGTGGCGGGCGCTGTCGTCATGGTGACCGGGGTTCTGGGCTGCTGCGCCACCTTCAAGGAGCGGAGGGACCTGCTGCGTCTG TACTTCACCCTGCTCCTCGTCATCTTCCTGCTGGAGATCATCGCGGGAGCCCTGGCCTACGTCTACTACCAGCAG CTGAACGCAGAGCTCAAGGAGAACCTGAAGGACACCATGACCAAGCGGTACCACCAGCTGGGCCATGAGGGCGTGACCAGCGCTGTGGACAAGCTGCAGCAGGAG TTCCACTGCTGCGGCAGCAACAACTCGCAGGACTGGCGGGACAGCGAGTGGATCCGCTCGGGCGAGGCAGGTGGCCGCGTGGTCCCTGACAGCTGCTGCAAGACCGTGGTGGCCCGCTGCGGGCAGCGCGACCACGCCTCCAACATCTACAAGGTGGAG GGCGGCTGCATCACTAAGCTGGAGACGTTCATCCAGGAGCACCTGAGGATCATCGGGGCCGTGGGCCTCGGCATCGCCTGCGTGCAG GTGTTTGGCATGATCTTCACGTGCTGCCTGTACAAGAGCCTGAAGCTGGAGCACTACTGA